In the Choloepus didactylus isolate mChoDid1 chromosome 5, mChoDid1.pri, whole genome shotgun sequence genome, one interval contains:
- the LOC119534902 gene encoding UPF0472 protein C16orf72-like encodes MEERKEEGEAEIQEHGPEHWFSKWERQCLAEAAQDEQLPPELQEEAAAAAQPEHKQQKLWHLFQNSATAVVQLYKDRVCQQPGLSLWVPFQNAATAVTNLYKESVDTHQRSFDIGIQIGYQRRNKDVLAWVKKRRRTIRREDLISFLCGKVPPPRNSRAPPRLTVVSPNRATSTETSSSVETDLQPFREAIALHGKAV; translated from the coding sequence ATGGAGGAGCGGAAGGAGGAGGGCGAGGCCGAGATCCAGGAGCACGGGCCGGAGCACTGGTTCTCCAAGTGGGAGCGGCAGTGTCTGGCCGAGGCCGCGCAGGACGAGCAGCTGCCCCCCGAGCTGCAGGAGGAGGCGGCGGCCGCCGCGCAGCCCGAGCACAAGCAGCAGAAGCTGTGGCACCTTTTCCAGAACTCGGCCACCGCCGTGGTCCAGCTCTACAAAGACCGAGTGTGTCAGCAGCCAGGACTTTCTCTCTGGGTCCCCTTCCAAAACGCAGCCACCGCGGTCACCAATCTCTATAAAGAAAGCGTGGATACTCATCAGCGAAGTTTTGATATTGGAATTCAGATTGGCTATCAGCGACGCAATAAGGATGTATTGGCTTGGGTTAAAAAGCGTAGAAGAACTATACGTAGAGAGGATTTGATCAGCTTCCTGTGTGGAAAAGTTCCTCCGCCTCGAAACTCTAGAGCTCCCCCAAGACTGACTGTAGTGTCCCCTAACCGAGCTACTTCAACGGAAACTAGCTCATCTGTAGAGACTGATTTGCAACCCTTCCGGGAAGCCATAGCTCTGCATGGTAAAGCCGTTTAA